From Euzebyales bacterium, the proteins below share one genomic window:
- the hemC gene encoding hydroxymethylbilane synthase: MLRIATRRSALARAQATQVGLALGGDFELVPLATTGDLHPDQAVEAFETKGLFVDAIRAAVADGTCDLAVHSAKDLPGDPVDGLSIGAYPRREDPRDVLVTGDGHLLRSLPSVATVGTSSARRKLQLLRVRPDLQVLAIRGNVDTRLRKVVDGELTAVVVALAGLRRLYTDPSIGGIGPLGLPLKAVTLEPGECLPAPAQGALAVECRADDDATLAALATIDDPATRAAVAAERAFQRTLGGGCLTPIGALATVSGDTIELAGMLADPVRRRVVRQTASGPVDAPTDVAQSLAGRILQLGGDAMLRNIDQQVRAGHVG; this comes from the coding sequence ATGCTGCGCATCGCGACACGCCGTTCGGCGTTGGCGCGCGCCCAGGCGACACAGGTGGGCCTGGCGCTCGGCGGCGACTTCGAACTGGTGCCATTGGCGACCACTGGCGACCTGCACCCCGACCAGGCGGTGGAGGCCTTCGAGACCAAGGGACTGTTCGTCGACGCGATCCGCGCGGCGGTCGCCGACGGGACGTGTGATCTCGCCGTGCACTCCGCCAAGGACCTGCCGGGCGACCCCGTCGACGGGCTGAGCATCGGCGCCTATCCGCGCCGTGAGGACCCTCGCGACGTGCTCGTCACCGGCGACGGACATCTGCTGCGGTCGCTGCCATCGGTCGCGACCGTCGGGACGTCCAGCGCCCGCCGGAAGCTCCAGCTCCTGCGCGTGCGCCCCGATCTGCAGGTCCTGGCGATCCGCGGCAACGTCGACACACGGCTGCGCAAGGTGGTCGACGGCGAGCTGACCGCGGTGGTGGTCGCCCTCGCCGGCCTGCGGCGGCTGTACACGGATCCGTCGATCGGCGGGATCGGCCCGCTGGGCCTGCCACTGAAGGCGGTGACCCTCGAGCCGGGAGAGTGCCTGCCGGCACCTGCGCAGGGTGCGCTGGCCGTCGAGTGCCGCGCCGACGACGACGCGACGTTGGCCGCCCTCGCGACGATCGACGATCCGGCGACCCGGGCGGCGGTCGCCGCCGAGCGCGCGTTCCAGCGCACGCTCGGTGGCGGGTGCCTCACGCCGATCGGTGCGCTCGCCACGGTCTCGGGCGACACGATCGAGCTGGCGGGCATGCTCGCCGATCCCGTCCGCCGGCGGGTGGTGCGCCAAACGGCTTCGGGTCCCGTGGACGCCCCGACTGACGTGGCGCAGTCGCTCGCGGGACGGATCCTGCAGCTCGGCGGCGACGCGATGCTGCGCAACATCGACCAGCAGGTGCGGGCAGGCCATGTGGGATGA
- the hemA gene encoding glutamyl-tRNA reductase: MSVVVVGLNHRHASVDQLERLAVSAEQAPKALRSLTERPHVAGAVVLSTCNRVEVYALVHRFHGGIADLRNFLCEWGGFAPEDLDGLTYEYHDERAASHLFSVACGLDSVVVGERQVARQVKQALLTARSEQACGSRLGLVFERALRVARRVRTGTRLSETASSMLDAGIAAARAHTGPLAQRTVLLVGAGKIGAMAARSLEPPAVQRLLVTNRTPDRADRLVERGAVAVPLDELSDALGSSDLVISSTASRYPIITRAVLDDVMRRRPDRPLVIVDLAVPRDVAGDCRDVPGVTVLDVDAVSAAVTADDATHDTGEAGNGGAAAEVDRARALVAEEVAALTAWQRARPVEPTVAALRRRAEDVRASELARLASRLGTLDQRQREAVEQLTRGIVSTLLHEPTVRLKAASDGDDAAHQAEVVRHLFDLDDVVDDA, encoded by the coding sequence GTGTCTGTTGTCGTCGTCGGACTGAACCACCGGCACGCCTCCGTTGACCAGCTCGAGCGGTTGGCGGTGTCCGCCGAGCAGGCGCCCAAGGCGCTGCGGTCACTCACCGAGCGACCGCACGTCGCCGGGGCCGTCGTGCTCTCGACGTGCAACCGCGTCGAGGTGTACGCGCTGGTCCACCGGTTCCACGGCGGCATCGCCGACCTACGCAACTTCCTGTGCGAGTGGGGCGGATTCGCCCCCGAGGACCTCGACGGACTGACGTACGAGTACCACGATGAGCGGGCGGCGTCGCACCTGTTCTCCGTCGCATGTGGGCTCGACTCGGTGGTCGTGGGCGAGCGTCAGGTGGCGCGTCAGGTGAAGCAGGCGCTGCTGACGGCGCGGTCCGAGCAGGCCTGCGGATCCCGCCTGGGGCTGGTCTTCGAGCGGGCGCTGCGGGTGGCGCGGCGTGTGCGCACCGGAACGCGGTTGTCCGAGACCGCGTCGTCGATGCTGGACGCGGGCATCGCCGCCGCGCGTGCGCACACCGGTCCACTGGCGCAGCGCACGGTGCTGCTGGTCGGGGCGGGCAAGATCGGCGCGATGGCCGCCCGTTCACTCGAGCCACCCGCGGTGCAGCGCCTGCTGGTCACCAACCGCACACCGGATCGCGCGGACCGGCTGGTCGAGCGCGGCGCGGTCGCCGTGCCGCTCGACGAGCTGTCCGACGCGCTCGGATCGTCCGATCTGGTCATCAGCTCGACCGCGTCGCGGTATCCGATCATCACCCGTGCCGTGCTCGACGACGTGATGCGCCGGCGGCCGGACCGTCCGCTGGTCATCGTCGATCTGGCGGTGCCCCGTGACGTCGCCGGCGACTGCCGCGACGTGCCGGGCGTGACCGTGCTCGATGTCGACGCCGTGTCGGCCGCCGTCACCGCAGACGACGCGACCCACGACACCGGCGAGGCCGGGAACGGTGGCGCCGCCGCCGAGGTCGACCGCGCGCGGGCGCTGGTGGCCGAGGAGGTCGCGGCGTTGACGGCCTGGCAGCGCGCCCGGCCGGTCGAGCCCACCGTCGCGGCGCTGCGGCGACGGGCCGAGGACGTCCGCGCGTCCGAGCTCGCGCGGCTGGCGTCCCGGCTGGGAACCCTGGACCAGCGACAGCGCGAGGCGGTCGAGCAGTTGACGCGCGGCATCGTCAGCACGCTGCTGCACGAACCCACGGTGCGGCTCAAGGCGGCGTCCGACGGCGACGACGCGGCCCACCAGGCGGAGGTCGTGCGCCACCTGTTCGATCTCGACGACGTCGTCGACGACGCCTGA
- the cobA gene encoding uroporphyrinogen-III C-methyltransferase, whose translation MWDEAAGLAGPPAEPGTVHLVGGGPGDPALLSLRAAHLLSTATVVAYDRLAPAEALALCSTDARLVFVGKSPDRHALSQDEINALLVREAATGEAVVRFKGGDPFVFGRGSEEAQACRAADVPYEVVPGVTSAIAGPAYAGIPVTHRGLAPAFAVVTGHEDPTKDATQVDYDALAAFPGTLVLLMGVGRIGAIASALQAAGRAARTPVAVVQWASTPRQRTVVASLETVAERIAEAGVSSPAVIVVGDVAALHHQLAWFEGSGVDSVTDRRPLHGRRVLVPRTRQQASQLSARLRALGGEPVEAPTIAIEPTRAPEALAQRVAEVADGAYDWIALTSVNGVAALWDQIIALDADARLLSRVRLAAVGSGTAAALARHGLVADLVPERYTTRGLADALIAADDPSRVLLPRADIATPTLAQALLEADWDVVEVEAYRTRRVDGLDADAHDALRAGAIDVVAFASSSTVRNLVDLLDGPLHDSVRVASIGPVTSETCRQLGLRVDAEATPHDIDGLVDAVVAAAREPVRS comes from the coding sequence ATGTGGGATGAGGCGGCCGGCCTCGCCGGCCCGCCCGCCGAACCGGGCACCGTGCACCTGGTCGGCGGCGGCCCCGGCGACCCCGCACTGCTGAGCCTGCGCGCGGCGCACCTGCTGTCTACCGCGACCGTCGTCGCCTATGACCGGTTGGCGCCGGCCGAGGCGCTCGCGCTGTGCAGCACTGACGCGCGACTGGTCTTCGTGGGCAAGTCGCCGGATCGCCACGCGCTGTCGCAGGACGAGATCAACGCCCTGCTCGTGCGGGAGGCGGCCACCGGCGAAGCGGTGGTCCGCTTCAAGGGCGGCGATCCGTTCGTGTTCGGCCGCGGCTCCGAGGAGGCACAGGCGTGCCGTGCCGCCGACGTCCCGTACGAGGTCGTGCCCGGGGTCACGTCCGCGATCGCAGGGCCCGCGTATGCCGGCATCCCGGTGACGCACCGCGGCCTGGCCCCGGCGTTCGCCGTCGTCACCGGGCACGAGGACCCGACCAAGGACGCCACGCAGGTCGACTACGACGCACTGGCGGCGTTCCCCGGCACGTTGGTGCTGCTGATGGGCGTGGGCCGGATCGGTGCGATCGCGTCGGCGCTGCAGGCGGCGGGCCGCGCGGCGCGCACACCGGTCGCCGTCGTGCAGTGGGCGTCGACGCCCCGTCAGCGGACCGTCGTGGCGTCGTTGGAGACCGTCGCGGAGCGCATCGCCGAGGCCGGGGTGTCGTCGCCGGCGGTGATCGTGGTCGGCGACGTGGCGGCGCTGCATCATCAACTTGCGTGGTTCGAGGGCTCCGGGGTCGACTCGGTCACCGACCGGCGACCGCTGCACGGACGTCGCGTGCTCGTGCCGCGCACCCGTCAGCAGGCGAGCCAGCTGTCCGCCCGGCTGCGCGCGCTCGGTGGCGAACCCGTGGAGGCACCGACGATCGCGATCGAGCCGACGCGTGCACCCGAGGCGCTGGCGCAGAGGGTCGCCGAGGTCGCCGACGGCGCCTACGACTGGATCGCCTTGACCAGCGTCAACGGCGTGGCCGCGCTCTGGGATCAGATCATCGCGCTCGATGCGGACGCGCGCCTGCTGTCCCGTGTGCGCCTCGCGGCCGTCGGATCGGGCACCGCCGCCGCTCTGGCCCGGCACGGCCTGGTAGCCGATCTGGTGCCCGAGCGCTACACGACGCGCGGGCTCGCCGACGCGTTGATCGCCGCGGACGACCCCTCACGGGTGCTGCTGCCCCGCGCCGACATCGCCACGCCGACCCTGGCGCAGGCACTGCTCGAGGCCGACTGGGACGTCGTCGAGGTCGAGGCGTACCGCACCCGGCGGGTCGACGGCCTCGATGCGGACGCGCACGACGCGCTGCGTGCCGGGGCGATCGATGTGGTTGCGTTCGCGTCGTCGTCAACGGTGCGCAACCTCGTCGACCTGCTGGACGGTCCGTTGCACGACTCCGTCCGGGTCGCGTCGATCGGGCCGGTCACCTCCGAGACCTGCCGTCAGCTCGGTCTCCGCGTGGACGCCGAGGCGACGCCGCACGACATCGACGGACTGGTCGACGCCGTCGTTGCGGCCGCCCGCGAACCGGTCAGGTCGTAG